The Acidicapsa acidisoli genome contains a region encoding:
- a CDS encoding bifunctional enoyl-CoA hydratase/phosphate acetyltransferase: MSDLASLVESTTVDPLVSHPPDFHVFYQFLERCKNLPAITTTVCWPLSEVALRGATEAAQAGIIKATLVGPTMALDALARKARLDITGYPIVDAATEELAAQISVAMCRSGQSQALMKGSLHTDELMRVVMARDTGLRTSRRISHVFVMDTPAYPRTLLITDAAINIEPELEDKVHIVQNAIELAHALGIPEPKVALLSAIETVNPKIKSTLDAAALCKMAERGQITGGMLDGPLAFDTAVSAKAAQIKGLVSRVAGQADILVVPDLESGNMLAKQLEYLGGAQLAGIVLGTKVPVILTSRADSAATRLTSCAVAMLLHYALDPLESHCA; this comes from the coding sequence ATGAGCGATCTCGCAAGTCTGGTGGAATCGACTACCGTGGATCCATTGGTCAGCCATCCTCCGGACTTTCACGTCTTTTATCAGTTTCTGGAGCGTTGCAAAAATCTGCCGGCAATCACCACCACAGTTTGCTGGCCACTCTCCGAGGTGGCGCTGCGCGGCGCAACTGAGGCGGCTCAGGCCGGAATCATCAAGGCCACGCTGGTTGGACCGACGATGGCATTAGATGCATTGGCCAGGAAGGCTCGGCTGGATATCACCGGCTATCCGATTGTTGATGCCGCAACGGAAGAACTAGCGGCCCAGATCAGCGTAGCCATGTGCCGCAGCGGGCAGTCTCAGGCTCTCATGAAGGGTAGCCTGCATACCGATGAACTGATGCGCGTGGTGATGGCTCGGGATACCGGGCTGCGCACCTCAAGGCGGATCTCACACGTGTTTGTGATGGATACGCCAGCCTACCCGCGCACTCTGCTTATCACAGATGCCGCGATCAACATCGAGCCTGAGTTGGAGGACAAGGTTCACATCGTCCAAAACGCTATCGAACTTGCTCATGCACTTGGGATCCCCGAACCGAAAGTAGCCTTGCTGTCCGCGATTGAAACTGTTAATCCCAAGATCAAATCAACCCTCGATGCCGCTGCACTATGCAAGATGGCCGAGCGCGGTCAGATCACTGGCGGGATGCTGGATGGTCCGTTGGCCTTCGACACCGCAGTGAGCGCGAAAGCCGCACAGATCAAAGGGCTCGTGTCTCGGGTGGCGGGGCAGGCGGATATCTTGGTGGTGCCGGATCTTGAATCCGGCAATATGTTGGCCAAGCAGCTGGAGTATCTGGGGGGCGCGCAGTTGGCTGGGATTGTGCTGGGGACGAAAGTTCCGGTGATTCTTACGAGTCGCGCGGACTCAGCGGCGACGCGTCTAACTTCTTGTGCCGTGGCGATGTTGCTGCACTATGCGCTGGACCCGCTGGAATCTCATTGCGCCTGA
- a CDS encoding cytochrome c3 family protein → MSWFTRFEKEWLRPSLFFGNNPISLIGGALTSASALTLVGFWVVDIFGHGGSTNPYIGIIFDLCLPAIFVLGLLLIPIGMWLRHRHLVALDRLPAVYPKIDFADPIFRHGVNFVVVATFINFVIVGTASYRGVAYMDTPNFCGQGCHVMAPEWKAYGVASHSGVACTECHVAPGVPGYVHAKMNGTRQLLMVIFHNYPQPIMPGDRLPPASATCLNCHNPDRSIGDKLLVKTSYGDDEKNAVSRTLIVMHIGGRNQFGKLSGIHGAHLGHIEFVATDSHRQTINFVSKRNDDGSATDFNSGSTSGTITGQRHEMDCIDCHNRPAHSFDTPEDALNKDMAAGTPSASLLFVHKQGLVLIRASYTSAEEATAKITGGLEGFYRSQYPDIWNSQRVQVEQAANALVLIYNQNVFPFMKVTWGTHPNNIGHSAALTGGCMRCHDGSHTAKNGTSITNDCSMCHNLVAVDEPNPKQLADIGLQ, encoded by the coding sequence ATGAGCTGGTTCACCAGATTTGAGAAGGAGTGGCTCAGGCCATCTCTCTTTTTCGGGAACAACCCGATCAGCTTGATTGGCGGAGCGCTCACCAGCGCGTCAGCCCTGACCCTGGTCGGCTTCTGGGTCGTGGATATCTTCGGCCACGGCGGTTCGACCAATCCCTACATCGGGATCATCTTCGATCTCTGCCTGCCTGCGATCTTTGTCCTTGGCCTGCTTCTCATTCCAATCGGCATGTGGCTGCGCCATCGTCACCTGGTAGCTCTCGACCGCCTGCCTGCGGTCTATCCCAAAATTGACTTTGCCGACCCCATCTTTCGCCACGGAGTCAATTTTGTTGTCGTAGCCACCTTCATCAATTTTGTCATTGTCGGCACTGCAAGTTACCGCGGCGTGGCGTACATGGATACGCCCAACTTCTGCGGCCAGGGCTGCCACGTCATGGCTCCTGAGTGGAAGGCTTATGGCGTGGCCTCGCATTCCGGCGTTGCGTGTACAGAATGTCATGTCGCGCCCGGAGTTCCCGGCTATGTCCACGCCAAAATGAACGGCACCAGGCAGTTGCTCATGGTCATTTTTCACAACTACCCGCAACCGATTATGCCTGGAGACAGGCTGCCTCCCGCCAGCGCAACCTGTCTCAACTGTCATAATCCGGATCGATCGATCGGCGACAAGCTCCTGGTAAAAACATCCTACGGTGATGATGAAAAGAACGCCGTCTCGCGAACCCTAATTGTGATGCATATCGGCGGCCGCAATCAATTTGGCAAGCTCAGTGGCATTCACGGCGCCCACCTTGGCCATATTGAATTCGTTGCCACCGACTCCCACCGCCAGACCATCAACTTCGTCAGCAAGCGAAATGACGATGGTTCGGCCACTGATTTCAACTCTGGTTCGACAAGCGGAACCATTACCGGCCAGAGGCATGAGATGGACTGCATTGACTGCCACAATCGTCCAGCGCACTCCTTCGATACTCCAGAGGACGCGCTCAACAAGGACATGGCGGCTGGCACTCCTTCCGCCTCCCTGCTGTTCGTTCACAAGCAAGGACTCGTGCTCATAAGAGCCAGCTACACCTCCGCTGAGGAGGCAACCGCCAAAATCACTGGTGGTCTCGAAGGCTTCTATCGATCTCAATATCCGGATATCTGGAACAGCCAACGCGTGCAGGTGGAGCAAGCGGCCAATGCACTCGTTTTGATCTATAACCAGAATGTCTTTCCATTCATGAAAGTCACATGGGGCACGCATCCAAACAACATAGGTCACTCCGCCGCCTTGACAGGAGGGTGTATGCGTTGTCACGACGGAAGTCATACGGCGAAGAATGGCACTAGCATCACGAATGACTGCTCAATGTGCCATAATCTGGTTGCTGTCGACGAGCCCAACCCCAAGCAGTTGGCCGATATAGGTCTCCAATAG
- a CDS encoding recombinase family protein: MKIARIYLRVSTDDQDLTRQTEIEHSTRTAGFYVAGVYREKASGARADRPELLRMIADLQSGEVVVAEKIDRISRLPLAEAEKLVASIRSKGAKLAVPGVVDLSDLAAEAHGVARILLESVQELLLKLALQMARDDYETRRERQRQGVRLAKIAGKYMGRIPDTTAHHRIIALRTAGQTIKQTAALTGCSLSQVKRIWALRLATARPAEE; the protein is encoded by the coding sequence ATGAAAATCGCCCGAATCTACCTCCGAGTCTCCACCGATGATCAAGATCTTACTCGCCAGACCGAAATCGAGCACAGTACCCGCACTGCCGGCTTTTATGTCGCCGGGGTCTACCGCGAGAAGGCCTCGGGGGCCCGCGCCGACCGGCCAGAACTGCTGCGCATGATCGCCGACCTCCAATCAGGCGAGGTTGTCGTCGCCGAAAAGATCGACCGGATCAGTCGGTTGCCACTGGCTGAGGCTGAGAAATTGGTCGCTTCGATCAGAAGCAAGGGTGCCAAGCTGGCAGTTCCGGGCGTCGTAGACCTATCGGACCTCGCGGCAGAGGCTCACGGAGTTGCACGAATACTTCTGGAATCTGTGCAGGAGTTGTTGCTGAAACTGGCTCTGCAAATGGCCAGAGACGACTATGAAACTCGCCGAGAACGGCAACGCCAAGGGGTACGACTCGCCAAGATCGCTGGCAAATACATGGGTCGTATCCCTGACACTACTGCCCACCACCGCATCATCGCGCTACGCACCGCCGGCCAGACAATCAAGCAAACCGCAGCTCTAACCGGGTGCAGCCTCAGCCAGGTCAAGCGCATCTGGGCACTGCGTCTGGCAACCGCCAGACCTGCCGAGGAATAA
- a CDS encoding c-type cytochrome, protein MLNRTSQAVAVALTLVVTSIPALAQGLGGDTYKAKCQMCHGADGLGATPAGKSMKAIPFNDPQILQKSDAELIEATTNGKGKMPAYKGKLTDAEIKGVIGYIHTLQKK, encoded by the coding sequence ATGCTGAATCGCACCTCCCAGGCTGTTGCCGTTGCTCTCACCCTTGTCGTCACCAGCATTCCTGCCCTTGCCCAAGGCCTTGGCGGCGATACCTACAAGGCGAAATGCCAGATGTGCCATGGCGCCGACGGACTTGGCGCTACGCCGGCCGGCAAGTCGATGAAGGCAATTCCCTTCAACGACCCGCAGATCCTGCAGAAGTCCGACGCCGAACTGATCGAAGCTACCACGAACGGCAAAGGGAAGATGCCCGCTTATAAGGGCAAGCTCACGGACGCGGAGATCAAGGGAGTGATCGGCTACATCCACACTTTGCAGAAGAAGTAG
- a CDS encoding DUF4158 domain-containing protein, translated as MKQDWHPDELAQHWTLSGEERALLGNKAGATRLSFAVLLKTSQFEGHFPERREEVVTTIVFHLANQTGVPPGAYLEEEWSERTQRHQRAQIESTAVSSSSMPKMNRLLLRG; from the coding sequence ATGAAGCAGGACTGGCATCCAGACGAGCTGGCCCAACACTGGACACTCTCCGGCGAAGAGCGCGCCTTGCTGGGCAATAAAGCTGGCGCTACCCGGCTCAGCTTCGCTGTTCTGCTCAAGACGTCTCAATTCGAAGGACACTTTCCAGAGCGCCGCGAGGAAGTTGTAACCACGATCGTTTTCCATTTGGCCAACCAGACCGGTGTGCCACCGGGGGCATACCTCGAAGAGGAATGGAGCGAGAGGACTCAGCGCCATCAGCGCGCCCAGATCGAGAGTACTGCGGTTTCCAGCTCTTCCATGCCGAAGATGAACCGGCTTTTATTGCGTGGTTGA